One window of the Notolabrus celidotus isolate fNotCel1 chromosome 23, fNotCel1.pri, whole genome shotgun sequence genome contains the following:
- the LOC117807007 gene encoding uncharacterized protein LOC117807007 isoform X3, producing the protein MAVQKMSHNSNNQSSSFAGFTFTSLARTFAHPQFYKCYTSVTSSLIFTTFTLASFLFLLPLCSLILYVGIKQWQKQRQTCRAKAVNHSDFINNIVAMEPIGLLGCSFYCCGIFTVKTEMMEVGIYTLFLVYLGRLLLQCLTCVEQYLAVIHPVTYLRMKTGRGIMVRNASIACAWLICLLVLVFSILFSASLPITPFFAFFAIGLLVIFYCSLSVLLALFRPGPGDVVGEKRGSTNPRRGHFSISCSSQ; encoded by the coding sequence GCGGTTCAAAAAATGTCTCACAACTCAAACAATCAATCCTCCTCCTTTGCTGGTTTTACTTTTACCTCTTTAGCGAGAACCTTCGCGCACCCTCAGTTCTATAAGTGCTACACATCTGTTACCAGCTCTCTGATCTTCACCACTTTCACCCTCgcttccttcctcttcctcctccctctctgctccctcatCCTCTACGTGGGCATCAAACAATGGCAGAAACAGCGTCAGACGTGTAGAGCGAAGGCGGTGAACCACTCCGACTTCATCAACAACATCGTGGCCATGGAGCCCATCGGTTTGCTCGGATGTTCGTTCTACTGCTGCGGCATCTTTAcagtaaagacagaaatgatGGAGGTGGGGATCTACACCTTGTTCCTGGTTTATCTTGGACGGCTGCTGCTTCAGTGCCTCACCTGTGTGGAGCAGTACCTCGCTGTGATCCACCCCGTCACCTACCTGAGGATGAAAACAGGGAGAGGCATCATGGTGAGGAACGCCAGCATTGCATGCGCTTGGTTGATTTGCCTTCTGGTGCTGGTTTTCTCCATCTTATTCAGCGCATCGTTACCCATCACCCCCTTCTTCGCATTCTTCGCCATCGGGTTGCTGGTTATCTTCTACTGCAGCCTCTCCGTTCTCCTCGCTCTCTTTCGCCCGGGACCAGGGGACGTGGTCGGAGAGAAGAGAGGGTCAACCAATCCAAGAAGAGGGCATTTCTCAATATCCTGTTCATCACAGTGA